A single window of Culicoides brevitarsis isolate CSIRO-B50_1 chromosome 3, AGI_CSIRO_Cbre_v1, whole genome shotgun sequence DNA harbors:
- the LOC134833757 gene encoding myosin-13 isoform X4, translated as MFTCISQLWGWLEADTFESATMNGRQHFNVPQDIKQNPQFSSDHSQNYYLTGAYQQQQSCNLLYDSDYIPDPSSSDLPLNEFGLTDDTHSYGRTPDNLYYDHILQNQTHAPQENERFYQAKNRISQQSTATSRLKQQYQLLQEEKMRMQIQTQNDAFLQQQQTFALRQQLNPPVPLLYPQSPCGMSTLMSQQHPFNVSLTNTNNQYLSSPEGKSDIDYQSTTHYKTTKDHNPYTLKGQSKHLQSLNLQSPQNYQIIIQQNHPSKVVNQAVQTQMSDTSQKSSSSTSITPQSPSHNILERRKSESLKSPIIKRIDGAPITLSGYLHKQGSDGLKVWKKRYFVLSQYCLFYYKNAEQDKLLGSVLLPSYSISPCNSDDKINKKYAFKCEHANMRTYILAAETQESMDNWIKHLTMAAAMQDNSEHNNILLDKTTNDAVPRIYQSYGYSVPNETQPLYINAPPKPSRKVGSDIVHNSPTSPDNSMVEIYDSPKNSLNFVNTQAIYGSRNDTVTTNILKTNAPSIQQIYQSPHKTLSQQQHSSYTVPERRTPDQYSTQDYLCNKLNYEDLYGQNNITKQTESYRRPLSPQNTVNQLSQLYSANVLLREKSSTSTVPRPHSADILDYENRLPYEDRRTTRPKSSLDINKALDQYYYSEASYAEQMRTESANYLPKQSHQGHSHYTHSTQVQNHENRARKINKRALRQQEFLRSASARVPRKIDFPIKPEENDKKREESMKRLLEWKQRMLQSPLTRKIASQTNTLPMETRQSAVEGLMKTTIHRAKSEIIKKEDPYNSYSSDDEASISIKNVNFIPTGNLIVKSNITPSFEKTAMSKNELGLNTDKQKIKAGELLNRTHEELVLNKIRVTDGPEKQMNYSKLHHLKSQLSDLERKYEESKPLVNLVDNMVKLGSLYNKNSDGQVISSNIIEQNQREQERRMFADEKQQWDRISPNPVELQNKVKQLDDLDQLLHEESSTLQTLQKNKEGIERAISGLQCQLQNNNTSNGALEAAKKQQQVLEEELSHVHKLLAENSKKLETTVNSNRKLEQELLVLRQKLQSSKETKISKVNIEGGSSTYGSSATAILESELRRVQVLVADMQRQRQDLSFAVRQLTDNSNSLYDQLKKRSDAWSETDLDENINARNKSFNYSDQNERSLTSDLDIQSFSNLSLQDKQEIKTVRIVKREAEKRQRDREKTDKSIQILDDVLKEELNVLQEYNQTRNRSQSGDLSSKGIPLVSSTNPFKSSFDQSVNLADKEDYSYLVDFSENNNQGVTVKSQKNNVDLGPIYQSEAAKQIITEMSHNMDNNAETQRRLIPREKKRHNTVPHHVNAEFLELMLSTSEPKKNAKNSRALDDIDIEVALRPRVNAPDVVKSAISQREKISENTIDKLFSTPDKIFIPERYIPENEELELTPDEQLRRKAKVESIKKMLSETPSCSDSQTQQYSQLMEEKKQREHLLQLNQIIAKQVMQMSKIVAERAMTFCPSNIVELQNEILSEDEDSPVPLPIYQMRDNFFS; from the exons ATGTTTACTTGCATATCGCAGCTCTGGGGCTG GCTTGAAGCTGACACATTTGAATCAGCTACAATGAATGGCAGACAGCATTTTAATGTTCCACAAGATATCAAACAAAATCCTCAATTCTCATCTGATCATAGTCAAAATTATTACCTAACTGGTGcatatcaacaacaacaatcatgTAATTTGTTGTATGACTCGGATTATATCCCGGACCCATCATCTTCAGATTTACCTTTAAATGAATTCGGATTAACTGACGACACGCACTCATATGGTCGAACACCTGATAATTTGTACTATGACCATATTTTACAAAACCAGACACATGCACCCCAAGAAAATGAAAGGTTTTATCAAGCCAAAAACAGAATTTCTCAGCAGTCGACGGCCACTTCACGGTTAAAACAGCAATACCAACTAttacaagaggaaaaaatgcgCATGCAAATACAAACTCAAAATGATGCTttcttacaacaacaacaaacattcgCTTTAAGACAACAATTAAATCCTCCAGTTCCATTATTATATCCGCAAAGCCCTTGCGGAATGTCTACACTGATGTCACAGCAACATCCATTTAATGTTTCATTAACAAACACAAACAACCAATATTTATCTTCTCCGGAGGGTAAATCAGACATAGATTATCAAAGTACTACGCATTATAAAACTACAAAAGACCATAACCCTTATACACTAAAAGGACAATCAAAACATCTTCAGAGTCTTAATTTGCAATCAccacaaaattatcaaattattattcaacaaaatCATCCTTCAAAAGTTGTAAATCAAGCAGTTCAAACACAAATGTCCGATACTAGTCAAAAAAGTAGCAGCAGTACGTCAATTACCCCACAATCACCTTCCCATAATATACTTGAGCGCAGAAAAAGTGAATCGTTGAAGTCACCAATTATCAAGCGTATAGATGGTGCTCCTATTACACTATCTGGTTACCTACATAAACAAGGATCTGATGGATTAAAAGTAtggaaaaaaagatattttgtaTTGTCCCAGTATtgcttattttattacaaaaacgcTGAGCAGGATAAGCTCTTAGGGTCCGTCTTGCTTCCAAGTTATTCTATTTCGCCATGTAATTCAgatgacaaaattaataaaaaatatgcttttaaaTGTGAACATGCAAACATGAGAACATATATATTAGCAGCTGAAACACAGGAATCAATGGATAATTGGATAAAACATTTGACTATGGCAGCAGCAATGCAAGATAATAGCGAACACAATAATATACTATTAGACAAAACGACTAATGATGCTGTACCCCGAATTTATCAATCGTATGGTTATTCGGTTCCAAATGAAACCCAACCTTTATATATTAATGCTCCACCAAAACCATCAAGGAAAGTTGGTAGTGATATTGTTCATAACTCTCCCACTAGCCCGGACAATTCTATGGTTGAAATTTATGATTCTCCGAAAAATAGTTTGAACTTTGTCAATACGCAAGCTATTTATGGTTCGCGAAATGATACCGTTACAACAAATATTCTTAAGACAAACGCTCCTtccattcaacaaatttatcaaagtcCTCACAAAACGCtctcacaacaacaacattcttCCTACACAGTTCCAGAAAGGCGTACTCCAGATCAATATTCTACACAAGATTATCTTTGCAATAAATTGAACTACGAAGATTTATATGGTCAGAACAATATAACAAAACAAACTGAAAGCTACCGAAGACCACTGAGTCCACAAAATACAGTTAATCAACTTTCTCAG TTGTATTCAGCAAACGTACTATTGAGAGAGAAAAGCTCTACATCAACAGTACCAAGACCTCATTCAGCGGACATTCTAGACTATGAAAATCGGCTACCATATGAGGACCGCCGCACAACTCGACCCAAGTCAAGTTTGGATATAAATAAAGCTTTGGATCAATATTACTATTCTGAGGCTAGTTATGCAGAGCAAATGAGAACAGAAAGTGCAAACTACTTGCCCAAACAATCTCACCAAG GTCATTCTCATTATACTCATTCAACACAAGtacaaaatcatgaaaatcgagctcgaaaaataaataaacgagcTTTAAGACAACAAGAGTTTCTAAGATCTGCTAGTGCTCGTGTTCCgcgtaaaattgattttccaaTTAAACCTGAAGAGAATGATAAAAAACGAGAAGAATCTATGAAACGATTATTAGAATGGAAGCAACGAATGTTACAGTCACCTTTAACAAGGAAAATTGCATCACAAACCAACACACTGCCCATGGAAACTCGTCAGTCAGCAGTGGAAGGGCTAATGAAAACGACTATACATCGAGCAAAatcagaaattattaaaaaagaagatCCTTACAATAGTTATTCATCTGACGATGAAG CATcgatttccataaaaaatgtgaattttattcCCACAGGGAATTTGATAGTAAAGTCAAACATAACACCAAGTTTCGAAAAAACGGCAATGTCCAAAAACGAATTAGGATTGAATACAGATAAAcag aaaattaaagcaGGTGAATTGCTTAATCGAACACATGAAGAACTTGTATTA AACAAAATTCGTGTTACTGATGGACCTGAAAAACAAATGAACTATTCAAAGCTGCATCACCTCAAATCCCAGTTGTCTGATTTGGAacgaaaatatgaagaaagcAAACCTTTAGTAAACTTAGTAGATAACatg gtaAAATTGGGCTCATTATATAACAAAAACTCTGACGGTCAAGTAATCAGTTCGAACATAATAGAGCAAAATCAACGAGAGCAAGAAAGACGAATGTTTGCAGATGAAAAACAACAATGGGATAGAATCAGTCCGAATCCAGTCGAGTTACAA AATAAAGTTAAACAACTTGATGATTTAGATCAGTTATTGCATGAAGAATCAAGTACTTTGCAAAcgctccaaaaaaataaagagggCATTGAAAGGGCTATATCAGGTCTTCAATGTCAACTACAGAATAATAATACATCTAATGGAGCTCtagaagcagcaaaaaaacaacaacaagtgcTTGAAGAAGAGTTATCTCATGTCCATAAGCTTTTAGCTGAAAAttctaaa AAACTTGAGACTACTGTAAATAGTAATAGAAAACTTGAACAAGAATTATTGGTTCTTCGTCAAAAGCTTCAATCttcaaaagaaacgaaaatttcaaaggttAATATTGAAGGGGGTAGCAGTACTTACGGTAGCAGCGCAACAGCAATACTCGAGTCTGAATTGCGAAGAGTCCAAGTATTGGTTGCAGATATGCAAAGACAGCGACAAGATCTAAGTTTTGCTGTTCGACAGCTTACAGACAATTCGAATTCTTTATATGATCAATTGAAAAAACGTTCTGATGCATGGTCTGAAACAGACTTAGATGAAAATATCAACGCaagaaataaatcatttaattatagTGACCAGAATGAACGAAGTTTAACATCTGATTTAGATATTCAAAGTTTCTCAAACCTCAGTTTACAAGataaacaagaaattaaaacTGTTCGAATTGTAAAGCGTGAAGCAGAAAAGCGACAGAGAGATCGCGAAAAAACAGATAAATCTATACAAATCTTAGATGATGTATTAAAAGAAGAACTAAATGTTCTACAAGAGTATAACCAAACAAGAAATCGATCACAATCAGGTGACCTTAGCTCCAAAGGCATCCCATTAGTAAGCTCTACAAATCCTTTTAAAAGTAGTTTCGATCAATCTGTAAATTTAGCTGACAAAGAAGATTATTCTTATTTGGTTGATTTCTCGGAAAACAACAATCAAGGCGTGACTGTGAAAAGTCAGAAGAATAATGTTGACCTAGGCCCAATATATCAAAGTGAAGCtgcaaaacaaataattacagAAATGTCTCATAACATGGATAATAACGCAGAAACGCAAAGACGCCTTATACCTAGAGAAAAGAAGAGGCATAATACAGTGCCACATCATGTGAATGCAgagtttttagaattaatgCTTTCAACAAGCGagcctaaaaaaaat gcaaaaaattctCGAGCTTTGGATGATATTGATATTGAAGTTGCTCTAAGGCCACGTGTTAATGCTCCCGATGTTGTAAAGTCGGCTATTAGTCaacgtgaaaaaatttcagaaaacaCAATAGATAAACTATTTTCTACgccagataaaatttttatacctgAGCGATACATTCcagaaaatgaagaattagAGTTAACACCAGATGAACAACTCAGGCGTAAGGCCAAAGTTGAGTCGATCAAAAAGATGTTGAGTGAAACACCATCCTGTTCG GATTCACAAACACAGCAGTATAGTCAATTGAtggaagagaaaaaacaacgagaaCATTTACTTCAGCTAAATCAAATCATTGCAAAACAAGTTATGCAAATGAGCAAAATTGTGGCAG AAAGAGCGATGACTTTTTGTCCATCTAACATCGTTGAATTgcagaatgaaattttatcagaaGATGAAGACTCTCCTGTACCACTGCCCATTTATCAAATGAGAGACAATTTCTTTAGCTAA
- the LOC134833757 gene encoding myosin-13 isoform X2 — translation MFTCISQLWGWLEADTFESATMNGRQHFNVPQDIKQNPQFSSDHSQNYYLTGAYQQQQSCNLLYDSDYIPDPSSSDLPLNEFGLTDDTHSYGRTPDNLYYDHILQNQTHAPQENERFYQAKNRISQQSTATSRLKQQYQLLQEEKMRMQIQTQNDAFLQQQQTFALRQQLNPPVPLLYPQSPCGMSTLMSQQHPFNVSLTNTNNQYLSSPEGKSDIDYQSTTHYKTTKDHNPYTLKGQSKHLQSLNLQSPQNYQIIIQQNHPSKVVNQAVQTQMSDTSQKSSSSTSITPQSPSHNILERRKSESLKSPIIKRIDGAPITLSGYLHKQGSDGLKVWKKRYFVLSQYCLFYYKNAEQDKLLGSVLLPSYSISPCNSDDKINKKYAFKCEHANMRTYILAAETQESMDNWIKHLTMAAAMQDNSEHNNILLDKTTNDAVPRIYQSYGYSVPNETQPLYINAPPKPSRKVGSDIVHNSPTSPDNSMVEIYDSPKNSLNFVNTQAIYGSRNDTVTTNILKTNAPSIQQIYQSPHKTLSQQQHSSYTVPERRTPDQYSTQDYLCNKLNYEDLYGQNNITKQTESYRRPLSPQNTVNQLSQLYSANVLLREKSSTSTVPRPHSADILDYENRLPYEDRRTTRPKSSLDINKALDQYYYSEASYAEQMRTESANYLPKQSHQGHSHYTHSTQVQNHENRARKINKRALRQQEFLRSASARVPRKIDFPIKPEENDKKREESMKRLLEWKQRMLQSPLTRKIASQTNTLPMETRQSAVEGLMKTTIHRAKSEIIKKEDPYNSYSSDDEGNLIVKSNITPSFEKTAMSKNELGLNTDKQKIKAGELLNRTHEELVLLLIQLRKENTLVVRHIEKCCTKIHEIQNKIRVTDGPEKQMNYSKLHHLKSQLSDLERKYEESKPLVNLVDNMVKLGSLYNKNSDGQVISSNIIEQNQREQERRMFADEKQQWDRISPNPVELQNKVKQLDDLDQLLHEESSTLQTLQKNKEGIERAISGLQCQLQNNNTSNGALEAAKKQQQVLEEELSHVHKLLAENSKKLETTVNSNRKLEQELLVLRQKLQSSKETKISKVNIEGGSSTYGSSATAILESELRRVQVLVADMQRQRQDLSFAVRQLTDNSNSLYDQLKKRSDAWSETDLDENINARNKSFNYSDQNERSLTSDLDIQSFSNLSLQDKQEIKTVRIVKREAEKRQRDREKTDKSIQILDDVLKEELNVLQEYNQTRNRSQSGDLSSKGIPLVSSTNPFKSSFDQSVNLADKEDYSYLVDFSENNNQGVTVKSQKNNVDLGPIYQSEAAKQIITEMSHNMDNNAETQRRLIPREKKRHNTVPHHVNAEFLELMLSTSEPKKNAKNSRALDDIDIEVALRPRVNAPDVVKSAISQREKISENTIDKLFSTPDKIFIPERYIPENEELELTPDEQLRRKAKVESIKKMLSETPSCSDSQTQQYSQLMEEKKQREHLLQLNQIIAKQVMQMSKIVAERAMTFCPSNIVELQNEILSEDEDSPVPLPIYQMRDNFFS, via the exons ATGTTTACTTGCATATCGCAGCTCTGGGGCTG GCTTGAAGCTGACACATTTGAATCAGCTACAATGAATGGCAGACAGCATTTTAATGTTCCACAAGATATCAAACAAAATCCTCAATTCTCATCTGATCATAGTCAAAATTATTACCTAACTGGTGcatatcaacaacaacaatcatgTAATTTGTTGTATGACTCGGATTATATCCCGGACCCATCATCTTCAGATTTACCTTTAAATGAATTCGGATTAACTGACGACACGCACTCATATGGTCGAACACCTGATAATTTGTACTATGACCATATTTTACAAAACCAGACACATGCACCCCAAGAAAATGAAAGGTTTTATCAAGCCAAAAACAGAATTTCTCAGCAGTCGACGGCCACTTCACGGTTAAAACAGCAATACCAACTAttacaagaggaaaaaatgcgCATGCAAATACAAACTCAAAATGATGCTttcttacaacaacaacaaacattcgCTTTAAGACAACAATTAAATCCTCCAGTTCCATTATTATATCCGCAAAGCCCTTGCGGAATGTCTACACTGATGTCACAGCAACATCCATTTAATGTTTCATTAACAAACACAAACAACCAATATTTATCTTCTCCGGAGGGTAAATCAGACATAGATTATCAAAGTACTACGCATTATAAAACTACAAAAGACCATAACCCTTATACACTAAAAGGACAATCAAAACATCTTCAGAGTCTTAATTTGCAATCAccacaaaattatcaaattattattcaacaaaatCATCCTTCAAAAGTTGTAAATCAAGCAGTTCAAACACAAATGTCCGATACTAGTCAAAAAAGTAGCAGCAGTACGTCAATTACCCCACAATCACCTTCCCATAATATACTTGAGCGCAGAAAAAGTGAATCGTTGAAGTCACCAATTATCAAGCGTATAGATGGTGCTCCTATTACACTATCTGGTTACCTACATAAACAAGGATCTGATGGATTAAAAGTAtggaaaaaaagatattttgtaTTGTCCCAGTATtgcttattttattacaaaaacgcTGAGCAGGATAAGCTCTTAGGGTCCGTCTTGCTTCCAAGTTATTCTATTTCGCCATGTAATTCAgatgacaaaattaataaaaaatatgcttttaaaTGTGAACATGCAAACATGAGAACATATATATTAGCAGCTGAAACACAGGAATCAATGGATAATTGGATAAAACATTTGACTATGGCAGCAGCAATGCAAGATAATAGCGAACACAATAATATACTATTAGACAAAACGACTAATGATGCTGTACCCCGAATTTATCAATCGTATGGTTATTCGGTTCCAAATGAAACCCAACCTTTATATATTAATGCTCCACCAAAACCATCAAGGAAAGTTGGTAGTGATATTGTTCATAACTCTCCCACTAGCCCGGACAATTCTATGGTTGAAATTTATGATTCTCCGAAAAATAGTTTGAACTTTGTCAATACGCAAGCTATTTATGGTTCGCGAAATGATACCGTTACAACAAATATTCTTAAGACAAACGCTCCTtccattcaacaaatttatcaaagtcCTCACAAAACGCtctcacaacaacaacattcttCCTACACAGTTCCAGAAAGGCGTACTCCAGATCAATATTCTACACAAGATTATCTTTGCAATAAATTGAACTACGAAGATTTATATGGTCAGAACAATATAACAAAACAAACTGAAAGCTACCGAAGACCACTGAGTCCACAAAATACAGTTAATCAACTTTCTCAG TTGTATTCAGCAAACGTACTATTGAGAGAGAAAAGCTCTACATCAACAGTACCAAGACCTCATTCAGCGGACATTCTAGACTATGAAAATCGGCTACCATATGAGGACCGCCGCACAACTCGACCCAAGTCAAGTTTGGATATAAATAAAGCTTTGGATCAATATTACTATTCTGAGGCTAGTTATGCAGAGCAAATGAGAACAGAAAGTGCAAACTACTTGCCCAAACAATCTCACCAAG GTCATTCTCATTATACTCATTCAACACAAGtacaaaatcatgaaaatcgagctcgaaaaataaataaacgagcTTTAAGACAACAAGAGTTTCTAAGATCTGCTAGTGCTCGTGTTCCgcgtaaaattgattttccaaTTAAACCTGAAGAGAATGATAAAAAACGAGAAGAATCTATGAAACGATTATTAGAATGGAAGCAACGAATGTTACAGTCACCTTTAACAAGGAAAATTGCATCACAAACCAACACACTGCCCATGGAAACTCGTCAGTCAGCAGTGGAAGGGCTAATGAAAACGACTATACATCGAGCAAAatcagaaattattaaaaaagaagatCCTTACAATAGTTATTCATCTGACGATGAAG GGAATTTGATAGTAAAGTCAAACATAACACCAAGTTTCGAAAAAACGGCAATGTCCAAAAACGAATTAGGATTGAATACAGATAAAcag aaaattaaagcaGGTGAATTGCTTAATCGAACACATGAAGAACTTGTATTA TTACTTATTCAATTACGGAAGGAAAATACACTTGTTGTTAGACACATTGAAAAATGTTGtacgaaaattcatgaaattcag AACAAAATTCGTGTTACTGATGGACCTGAAAAACAAATGAACTATTCAAAGCTGCATCACCTCAAATCCCAGTTGTCTGATTTGGAacgaaaatatgaagaaagcAAACCTTTAGTAAACTTAGTAGATAACatg gtaAAATTGGGCTCATTATATAACAAAAACTCTGACGGTCAAGTAATCAGTTCGAACATAATAGAGCAAAATCAACGAGAGCAAGAAAGACGAATGTTTGCAGATGAAAAACAACAATGGGATAGAATCAGTCCGAATCCAGTCGAGTTACAA AATAAAGTTAAACAACTTGATGATTTAGATCAGTTATTGCATGAAGAATCAAGTACTTTGCAAAcgctccaaaaaaataaagagggCATTGAAAGGGCTATATCAGGTCTTCAATGTCAACTACAGAATAATAATACATCTAATGGAGCTCtagaagcagcaaaaaaacaacaacaagtgcTTGAAGAAGAGTTATCTCATGTCCATAAGCTTTTAGCTGAAAAttctaaa AAACTTGAGACTACTGTAAATAGTAATAGAAAACTTGAACAAGAATTATTGGTTCTTCGTCAAAAGCTTCAATCttcaaaagaaacgaaaatttcaaaggttAATATTGAAGGGGGTAGCAGTACTTACGGTAGCAGCGCAACAGCAATACTCGAGTCTGAATTGCGAAGAGTCCAAGTATTGGTTGCAGATATGCAAAGACAGCGACAAGATCTAAGTTTTGCTGTTCGACAGCTTACAGACAATTCGAATTCTTTATATGATCAATTGAAAAAACGTTCTGATGCATGGTCTGAAACAGACTTAGATGAAAATATCAACGCaagaaataaatcatttaattatagTGACCAGAATGAACGAAGTTTAACATCTGATTTAGATATTCAAAGTTTCTCAAACCTCAGTTTACAAGataaacaagaaattaaaacTGTTCGAATTGTAAAGCGTGAAGCAGAAAAGCGACAGAGAGATCGCGAAAAAACAGATAAATCTATACAAATCTTAGATGATGTATTAAAAGAAGAACTAAATGTTCTACAAGAGTATAACCAAACAAGAAATCGATCACAATCAGGTGACCTTAGCTCCAAAGGCATCCCATTAGTAAGCTCTACAAATCCTTTTAAAAGTAGTTTCGATCAATCTGTAAATTTAGCTGACAAAGAAGATTATTCTTATTTGGTTGATTTCTCGGAAAACAACAATCAAGGCGTGACTGTGAAAAGTCAGAAGAATAATGTTGACCTAGGCCCAATATATCAAAGTGAAGCtgcaaaacaaataattacagAAATGTCTCATAACATGGATAATAACGCAGAAACGCAAAGACGCCTTATACCTAGAGAAAAGAAGAGGCATAATACAGTGCCACATCATGTGAATGCAgagtttttagaattaatgCTTTCAACAAGCGagcctaaaaaaaat gcaaaaaattctCGAGCTTTGGATGATATTGATATTGAAGTTGCTCTAAGGCCACGTGTTAATGCTCCCGATGTTGTAAAGTCGGCTATTAGTCaacgtgaaaaaatttcagaaaacaCAATAGATAAACTATTTTCTACgccagataaaatttttatacctgAGCGATACATTCcagaaaatgaagaattagAGTTAACACCAGATGAACAACTCAGGCGTAAGGCCAAAGTTGAGTCGATCAAAAAGATGTTGAGTGAAACACCATCCTGTTCG GATTCACAAACACAGCAGTATAGTCAATTGAtggaagagaaaaaacaacgagaaCATTTACTTCAGCTAAATCAAATCATTGCAAAACAAGTTATGCAAATGAGCAAAATTGTGGCAG AAAGAGCGATGACTTTTTGTCCATCTAACATCGTTGAATTgcagaatgaaattttatcagaaGATGAAGACTCTCCTGTACCACTGCCCATTTATCAAATGAGAGACAATTTCTTTAGCTAA